A window of uncultured Litoreibacter sp. contains these coding sequences:
- a CDS encoding DUF6478 family protein, whose translation MLDRVREFIRRRLHTRSLARWDAAARDAEKLDLSLLRQMRSQARQMRRRVDLVTHIADGRLTLPRVGSNAIPKPAQSDWAYRPELWRGPISPVGLAAVESRTRIGNSATLYHDCSISELTVRQVRNTRDGDLAPFGLRMDVFKFDGSFLSLVLDLPDSAVDGLQRNHILRVETEVEIEKSLEIFARLNIKYGPNVEQVVRELPLDGREMIVEFDLAHTKISEKRLERIWMDLIFEGPEMNEINLRDVTFSRRPRADF comes from the coding sequence ATGTTGGACCGGGTCAGAGAGTTTATCAGACGCAGGTTGCATACCCGCAGCCTTGCGCGCTGGGACGCAGCTGCGCGCGACGCCGAAAAGCTGGACCTGTCGCTGCTGCGCCAGATGCGCAGCCAGGCCCGTCAAATGCGCCGCCGCGTCGACCTTGTCACCCACATTGCCGACGGCCGCCTGACCCTGCCCCGCGTTGGGTCCAACGCCATCCCAAAGCCCGCGCAATCCGACTGGGCGTACCGGCCCGAGCTGTGGCGCGGCCCGATCTCGCCAGTGGGGCTTGCCGCCGTTGAAAGCCGCACCCGCATCGGAAATTCGGCCACGCTGTACCACGACTGCTCCATCTCGGAGCTGACTGTACGGCAGGTCCGCAACACCCGCGACGGCGACCTTGCGCCCTTTGGCCTGCGCATGGACGTTTTCAAATTTGACGGCTCCTTCCTGAGCCTTGTGCTGGATCTGCCCGACAGCGCCGTGGACGGGCTGCAGCGCAACCACATCCTGCGAGTGGAAACCGAAGTTGAAATCGAGAAAAGCCTGGAGATTTTCGCCCGGCTGAACATCAAATACGGCCCCAACGTGGAGCAGGTGGTCCGCGAGCTGCCGCTGGACGGCCGCGAGATGATTGTCGAGTTTGACCTTGCCCATACAAAGATCAGCGAAAAGCGGCTGGAGCGCATCTGGATGGACCTGATCTTTGAGGGACCGGAGATGAACGAGATCAACCTGCGCGACGTCACCTTCTCGCGCCGACCGCGTGCGGATTTCTGA
- a CDS encoding NADPH-dependent 2,4-dienoyl-CoA reductase produces the protein MTTYPHLLAPLDLGFTTLKNRVLMGSMHTGLEETKDWNRVAEFYAERARGGVALMVTGGMAPNREGGVFPGAAGLFNDDDIANHKVVTDRVHDAGGKIAMQILHAGRYAYGPECVSASAIKSPISPFPPKELDEDGIEKQIADIATAAARAQEAGYDGVEVMGSEGYFLNQFLVTHTNKREDRWGGSYENRMRLPIEVVKRVRKAVGDDFIVIYRLSMIDLIPGGSTWDEVVLLAKEIEKAGATIINTGIGWHEARIPTIATSVPRRAFTWVTKKLMGEVSIPVITSNRINTPEVGESVLADGCADMVSMARPFLADPNFVAKAAAGKGAQIAPCIACNQACLDHTFSGMISSCLVNPQACYETELTIEPAAEVKTIAVVGAGPAGLSTALTAAGRGHKVTLIDRAAEIGGQLNMAKQVPGKEEFWGLVDWYRAMLDDSDIEVRLNTEASADDLAGFDEVIIATGVMPRDPQIDGQDGPNVVGYRDLLQGRATAGGTVVIIGAGGIGFDVAEYLVTDDSPTENLEEWLEEWGVTDPEDHRGGLAPEGPQPEKPVRQVTLLQRKSEKLGKRLGKTTGWIHRAALKLKNVQMVGGVNYERIDAEGLHVSDGEARENPRVLKADTIVLCAGQVSERSLADALIEKGVTPHVIGGADVAAELDAKRAIDQGTRLAATL, from the coding sequence ATGACCACCTACCCGCATCTGCTTGCCCCGCTCGACCTTGGATTCACCACGTTGAAGAACCGCGTGCTGATGGGGTCGATGCATACCGGGTTGGAGGAAACCAAAGACTGGAACCGGGTTGCCGAATTTTACGCCGAACGCGCGCGGGGCGGCGTGGCCCTGATGGTCACCGGCGGCATGGCCCCCAACCGCGAAGGCGGGGTGTTTCCCGGCGCGGCTGGTTTGTTCAACGACGACGACATCGCCAACCACAAAGTGGTCACCGACCGGGTGCATGACGCAGGCGGCAAGATCGCGATGCAGATCCTGCATGCGGGTCGCTACGCCTATGGGCCAGAATGCGTGTCGGCCTCGGCTATCAAGTCGCCAATCTCGCCCTTCCCGCCGAAGGAGCTGGACGAAGACGGGATTGAGAAGCAGATCGCCGACATCGCGACCGCCGCCGCGCGCGCGCAAGAGGCGGGCTATGACGGGGTCGAGGTGATGGGGTCGGAAGGATACTTCCTGAACCAGTTCCTTGTCACCCACACCAACAAGCGCGAGGACCGCTGGGGTGGGTCCTACGAAAACCGGATGCGGCTGCCGATTGAGGTGGTCAAACGGGTGCGCAAGGCCGTGGGCGACGATTTCATCGTCATCTACCGGTTGAGCATGATTGACCTGATCCCTGGCGGGTCAACCTGGGACGAGGTTGTGCTACTGGCCAAAGAGATCGAGAAAGCGGGCGCCACCATTATCAACACCGGCATCGGCTGGCACGAGGCACGCATTCCGACCATAGCCACCTCGGTCCCGCGTCGGGCCTTTACCTGGGTGACCAAGAAGCTGATGGGGGAGGTTTCGATCCCGGTGATCACCTCGAACCGGATCAACACGCCGGAGGTTGGCGAAAGCGTGCTGGCCGATGGCTGCGCCGACATGGTTTCCATGGCGAGACCGTTTCTGGCTGACCCCAATTTCGTGGCGAAAGCGGCGGCGGGCAAAGGCGCGCAGATTGCACCGTGCATTGCATGCAATCAGGCGTGTCTGGACCATACGTTTTCGGGCATGATCAGCTCTTGCCTGGTGAACCCGCAGGCGTGTTACGAGACTGAGCTGACGATTGAGCCTGCCGCTGAGGTGAAGACCATTGCCGTCGTGGGCGCGGGCCCTGCCGGGCTTTCGACCGCGCTGACCGCCGCTGGCCGCGGCCACAAGGTGACGCTGATCGACCGCGCGGCGGAAATTGGCGGGCAGCTGAACATGGCCAAACAAGTGCCCGGCAAAGAGGAGTTCTGGGGGCTGGTGGATTGGTACCGCGCCATGCTGGACGACAGCGATATCGAGGTGAGGCTGAACACTGAGGCCTCCGCCGACGATCTGGCGGGTTTTGACGAGGTTATCATTGCGACCGGCGTCATGCCGCGCGACCCGCAGATTGACGGCCAGGACGGTCCCAACGTGGTGGGTTACCGCGATCTGCTGCAAGGCAGGGCCACGGCCGGCGGCACCGTCGTGATTATTGGCGCAGGCGGTATTGGGTTTGACGTGGCCGAATATCTGGTGACCGACGACAGCCCCACCGAAAACCTTGAGGAGTGGCTGGAAGAATGGGGGGTGACGGACCCCGAAGACCATCGCGGCGGCTTGGCCCCCGAAGGCCCGCAACCCGAGAAACCTGTGCGGCAGGTGACCCTGTTGCAGCGCAAGTCGGAAAAGCTGGGCAAACGGCTGGGCAAAACCACCGGCTGGATTCACCGTGCGGCGTTGAAGCTGAAGAACGTGCAGATGGTCGGCGGCGTCAACTACGAGCGTATCGACGCAGAAGGTTTGCATGTCTCGGATGGGGAGGCGCGGGAAAACCCGCGTGTTCTTAAAGCGGATACAATCGTGCTTTGTGCAGGCCAGGTGTCCGAACGCTCGCTGGCCGATGCTTTGATCGAAAAAGGGGTCACGCCCCATGTGATCGGGGGCGCGGATGTGGCTGCCGAATTGGACGCAAAACGCGCCATCGACCAAGGAACAAGGCTTGCGGCGACGCTGTAG